Proteins found in one Cheilinus undulatus linkage group 9, ASM1832078v1, whole genome shotgun sequence genomic segment:
- the ada2a gene encoding adenosine deaminase 2-A isoform X1, whose translation MFWTSFLLLLYQKASSHHTQTMAARLQRPLVAVLCLLLYHLRSGLTVPDPRLREALMKQEASMQTGGRLVLNDAERRLDALLFKMKQEEIMKADFPPTVHFFQARHLINKSPIYNLLQKMPKGGALHVHDFSMVPADWLVKNVTYLPNCYMCCTDNRSIRFIFSSQWPKPLLRCSPWMLLEKLRAETTNVTELDNSIMGNLTLFTYQDPDSVYPSQDVVWDRFEQAFGALWGLVTYAPVFRDYYYEGLSEFYKDNVMYVELRALLPQIYELDGSTHDTAFTLKTYQEVTRRFIADHPDFFGVRVIFTVNRGVDLSVMTSVVEEAMKLQQLFPDFMAGFDLVGREDSGRPLWFFREALSMPAERGVTLPFFFHAGETDLQGTDVDQNLLDSLLLNTSRIGHGFALPRHPVAKDISRKKGVAVEVCPISNQVLKLVRDLRNHPAAALMSENHPVVISSDDPAMFGSSGLSHDFYEAFVGFGGISSRLGSLKQLAINSIRYSSLSPKLQESALALWQKRWDKFVSENTV comes from the exons ATGTTTTGgacttcttttttgttgctgttgtatcAAAAAG CCTCCTCTCACCACACACAGACCATGGCAGCGAGACTGCAGCGCCCCCTCGTGGCCGTCCTCTGCCTGCTCTTGTACCACCTGAGGAGCGGTCTGACCGTCCCAGACCCTCGGCTGAGAGAGGCTCTGATGAAGCAGGAGGCCTCCATGCAGACGGGCGGTCGTCTGGTTCTGAACGATGCAGAGCGGCGTCTGGATGCTCTACTGTTTAAAATGAAGCAGGAGGAGATCATGAAAGCAGACTTTCCTCCCACAGTGCACTTCTTCCAGGCCAGGCATCTCATCAATAAGAGCCCCATCTACAACCTCTTACAAAAAATGCCCAAAG GGGGAGCTCTCCATGTCCATGACTTCTCCATGGTccctgctgattggctggtcaAAAACGTGACCTATCTTCCAAACTGCTACATGTGCTGCACCGACAACCGCTCCATCAGGTTCATCTTCTCGTCTCAGTGGCCCAAACCTCTGCTACGCTGCTCTCCATGGATGCTGCTGGAAAAACTCAGAGCCGAGACAACCAACGTCACCGAGCTGGACAACAG CATCATGGGAAATCTGACACTCTTCACCTACCAGGATCCAGACTCTGTGTACCCCAGTCAGGACGTGGTCTGGGACCGGTTCGAACAGGCCTTCGGCGCCTTGTGGGGTCTGGTCACGTACGCGCCGGTGTTCAGAGATTATTACTATGAAGGCCTGTCTGAATTCTACAAGGACAACGTCATGTACGTGGAGCTGAGAGCGTTACTCCCACAG ATATACGAGCTGGACGGGAGCACTCATGACACGGCGTTCACTCTGAAGACCTACCAGGAAGTGACCAGACGTTTCATAGCTGATCACCCGGACTTCTTTGGAGTGCGAGTCATCTTCACCGTCAACAG agGAGTAGATTTGTCTGTGATGACCAGTGTTGTGGAGGAGGCGATGAAGCTACAGCAACTCTTCCCAGACTTTATGGCTGGTTTTGACCTG GTGGGCCGTGAAGACAGTGGCAGACCTCTATGGTTCTTCAGAGAGGCTTTGTCGATGCCAGCAGAGCGAGGAGTGACGCTGCCGTTCTTTTTCCACGCTGGAGAGACGG ATCTGCAGGGCACTGATGTGGACCAGAACCTGCTGGATTCTCTTTTGTTGAACACTTCTAGGATTGGACATGGGTTTGCTCTGCCACGCCACCCGGTGGCCAAAGATATTTCTAGGAAGAAAGGGGTGGCAGTGGAAGTGTGCCCCATCTCCAACCAG GTGCTGAAACTTGTCCGAGATCTGCGTAACCATCCTGCAGCTGCGCTGATGTCAGAGAACCATCCCGTGGTCATCAGCTCAGACGACCCCGCCATGTTCGGCTCCTCTGGACTCTCGCACGACTTCTATGAAGCTTTTGTTGGGTTTGGTGGAATCAGCTCACGTTTAGGCTCCCTCAAACAGCTGGCCATTAACTCTATAAG gtaCAGTTCTTTGAGTCCTAAGCTGCAGGAGAGCGCCCTGGCTCTGTGGCAGAAAAGATGGGACAAGTTTGTCTCTGAAAATACTGTGTAG
- the ada2a gene encoding adenosine deaminase 2-A isoform X2, giving the protein MAARLQRPLVAVLCLLLYHLRSGLTVPDPRLREALMKQEASMQTGGRLVLNDAERRLDALLFKMKQEEIMKADFPPTVHFFQARHLINKSPIYNLLQKMPKGGALHVHDFSMVPADWLVKNVTYLPNCYMCCTDNRSIRFIFSSQWPKPLLRCSPWMLLEKLRAETTNVTELDNSIMGNLTLFTYQDPDSVYPSQDVVWDRFEQAFGALWGLVTYAPVFRDYYYEGLSEFYKDNVMYVELRALLPQIYELDGSTHDTAFTLKTYQEVTRRFIADHPDFFGVRVIFTVNRGVDLSVMTSVVEEAMKLQQLFPDFMAGFDLVGREDSGRPLWFFREALSMPAERGVTLPFFFHAGETDLQGTDVDQNLLDSLLLNTSRIGHGFALPRHPVAKDISRKKGVAVEVCPISNQVLKLVRDLRNHPAAALMSENHPVVISSDDPAMFGSSGLSHDFYEAFVGFGGISSRLGSLKQLAINSIRYSSLSPKLQESALALWQKRWDKFVSENTV; this is encoded by the exons ATGGCAGCGAGACTGCAGCGCCCCCTCGTGGCCGTCCTCTGCCTGCTCTTGTACCACCTGAGGAGCGGTCTGACCGTCCCAGACCCTCGGCTGAGAGAGGCTCTGATGAAGCAGGAGGCCTCCATGCAGACGGGCGGTCGTCTGGTTCTGAACGATGCAGAGCGGCGTCTGGATGCTCTACTGTTTAAAATGAAGCAGGAGGAGATCATGAAAGCAGACTTTCCTCCCACAGTGCACTTCTTCCAGGCCAGGCATCTCATCAATAAGAGCCCCATCTACAACCTCTTACAAAAAATGCCCAAAG GGGGAGCTCTCCATGTCCATGACTTCTCCATGGTccctgctgattggctggtcaAAAACGTGACCTATCTTCCAAACTGCTACATGTGCTGCACCGACAACCGCTCCATCAGGTTCATCTTCTCGTCTCAGTGGCCCAAACCTCTGCTACGCTGCTCTCCATGGATGCTGCTGGAAAAACTCAGAGCCGAGACAACCAACGTCACCGAGCTGGACAACAG CATCATGGGAAATCTGACACTCTTCACCTACCAGGATCCAGACTCTGTGTACCCCAGTCAGGACGTGGTCTGGGACCGGTTCGAACAGGCCTTCGGCGCCTTGTGGGGTCTGGTCACGTACGCGCCGGTGTTCAGAGATTATTACTATGAAGGCCTGTCTGAATTCTACAAGGACAACGTCATGTACGTGGAGCTGAGAGCGTTACTCCCACAG ATATACGAGCTGGACGGGAGCACTCATGACACGGCGTTCACTCTGAAGACCTACCAGGAAGTGACCAGACGTTTCATAGCTGATCACCCGGACTTCTTTGGAGTGCGAGTCATCTTCACCGTCAACAG agGAGTAGATTTGTCTGTGATGACCAGTGTTGTGGAGGAGGCGATGAAGCTACAGCAACTCTTCCCAGACTTTATGGCTGGTTTTGACCTG GTGGGCCGTGAAGACAGTGGCAGACCTCTATGGTTCTTCAGAGAGGCTTTGTCGATGCCAGCAGAGCGAGGAGTGACGCTGCCGTTCTTTTTCCACGCTGGAGAGACGG ATCTGCAGGGCACTGATGTGGACCAGAACCTGCTGGATTCTCTTTTGTTGAACACTTCTAGGATTGGACATGGGTTTGCTCTGCCACGCCACCCGGTGGCCAAAGATATTTCTAGGAAGAAAGGGGTGGCAGTGGAAGTGTGCCCCATCTCCAACCAG GTGCTGAAACTTGTCCGAGATCTGCGTAACCATCCTGCAGCTGCGCTGATGTCAGAGAACCATCCCGTGGTCATCAGCTCAGACGACCCCGCCATGTTCGGCTCCTCTGGACTCTCGCACGACTTCTATGAAGCTTTTGTTGGGTTTGGTGGAATCAGCTCACGTTTAGGCTCCCTCAAACAGCTGGCCATTAACTCTATAAG gtaCAGTTCTTTGAGTCCTAAGCTGCAGGAGAGCGCCCTGGCTCTGTGGCAGAAAAGATGGGACAAGTTTGTCTCTGAAAATACTGTGTAG